The DNA segment TTGGTCTGCTCCCAACAACCGAATATTTGCTTTCAACGCTCCGAAACTCCAGCTAGCTGTGGTGATACTGACAGTTGTGGCCTATGCAACTCCGATTATGTGTTTGCTTGCACCTCTCTCACCACATTTTCTCTCTGCTATGGGGCAACAACGCCATCGACTACGAATGGAACTTGTCCCGACGGTCGCTTTTGCGACGCCTCCAGTTCCAACATCTGCGTTACAACTGTGACTGACGATTCGATTATTTGCCATCtgacttaaaattaaatattggtttcaaataaaatataaacaaaaacaaggaaAGTCACAAGTGCTGCCTGCCAGAAACCAGTTCACAGTTTTAGATatgtaattacaaaataatccaaataataaatttataagcaaacattttattcGCTTTACATGCCAAAATgcatgaaaaaaagaaaatttgtatcGGGTTCATTGTAGTTAAAATTCCCGCGATCTGTGTTAAGTAAAATTTACATCCACTTTTTGTACCATATTGGAGAGCTCCTAATCCTTCAAAGGTGAGGCTCGGGTATTCATAGGGGATCCCATATTATTCTTCCAAGAAACTCCGGAATGTGATGCGTATTAAGAATGCTAGTAGTCTAGTAGTCTTTACTTTTAGAATTGAGGGTTACTTTCCTGTcctgtttttttatataaagtgctttataattttattggaTACTTTTCTTATAGCACAGACAAAGTGATTATGACAACGTAAGTGTGTGACAATCTAAGAgcaaagaattaaataattttagaatttttcaaAGAAAGTATAGCTATGAAATTAAACTTTATACTTTTGTTACTATCTTAtcaaatataatgaatataaatcatttttgttattgttaatggGCACGATTATTTGATGCAGCCaatgtatgtatagtatataaaaaatgcgGTCGAAGTTAAGGCTGAAGcttaaaatttttgcaaaatttatgtaaaGTCAGTCacaatttaaagtaaatatttcgGCTTGACTTTTCCAGATTtacgaatttatttttataatttcccTAGAGGTTCCAAGttgacaaaattattatagaatttATGCCAATTTAGcgacatttttaaattactctTTCGAGTAATCTTCCCCAGTTTTATGGACCTCCAACTGTCCAAAGCATGACGAATCAAAAAAGCTTCATTCAAAATAAGGAAAGTATATTTCAGATCCATGAGTACTTTGCCCTGGAAAAGTTTCATTATTTTAgtcacatttttattatatttacaaacCTTTAAATTGAAACCCCCATCATATATAGATTCCATGGTGCACCGCTCGTCGTAGAGCGGTTCCAATTCGTTAATGCTCACATAACCAACACACATGTTCATTTTGGTTGAACTATGAAATATAGTGAATActtttaaagagtttttagaAGCCAGCCATtggttttgcatttcaatgttATTATAGATGGGACTGCTGATGTTATATTCCTGTAGAATCTCCTTTAATTGAACCTTGGATTCAGCTACGGGAGCATGAGGTTTATGGGGAAATGTTGGCAAGCAATATACGCTAATAAAAAGGAATATTTAATGAGCAAACTAATGTATATTAAACTAGAAAGAATACCTTCTAAAGGGTTCTTGTACTTCAGTTGTGCT comes from the Drosophila sulfurigaster albostrigata strain 15112-1811.04 chromosome 2L, ASM2355843v2, whole genome shotgun sequence genome and includes:
- the LOC133844551 gene encoding uncharacterized protein LOC133844551, whose amino-acid sequence is MSNFSFYVLAVLAALGCQLCLVNSVCNECQPLNDAACINETSFHLCFGSSTPNTDQTFTCPDGLVCSQQPNICFQRSETPASCGDTDSCGLCNSDYVFACTSLTTFSLCYGATTPSTTNGTCPDGRFCDASSSNICVTTVTDDSIICHLT